CCGCGCGTCCGGCAGCACGCCCAGCGCGCGGCGCGCGTCCTGCGGGCGCGTCACCACGTCCACGTCGTCCACCGTCGCGGTGCCTCCGTCCGGGCGCACCAGCGTGTAGAGCATGCGCATCGTCGTCGTCTTGCCCGCGCCGTTGGGCCCGAGCAGGCCGGTGATGCACCCGTCCTCCGCGGTGAAGGACACGTCCTCCACCGCCGTCACCTTCCCGAAGCGCTTGTGCAGGTTCGTCGCGCGAATCATCAGGGCACCGGGCCAGCGAAGGAGGTGAAGAAGGGAGGCCGGGAGAGGCTCGCGCCGCAGGTGGGCTTCAGCCCCTCCACGCCGCCCTGGTCCAACAGCGCCCCCATCAGCGAGCGGGCGCACTCGGCGCCCAGCGTGTTGTGCCCCACGCCCGGCACCACCACGTGCAGGCCGTTCTTCAACGTGCGCTTCGCCTCCTCGGCCCAGGACGGCGGCGTCACCGGGTCCAGCTCGCCCGACAACAGCAGCGTGGGCACGTCCGACGTCACCGGCTCGCGGTAGCCCGCCGGCAGCGTCGCGCGCGGCCAGCCCTCGCACGCGGCCAGCACCTCCAGCCCCTGCGTCGGGCCGAACCACGTCCCCTTCGCCTCGCGCTCCACCGCCGCCGCGTCGTAGAAGGGCGCGTCCTCCGCGCACACGACGGCGAAGTACAGCCCGCGGCTCACCGAGGACTCCAGCCCGTCCGTCAGCTGCAGGGACATCGCCACGAAGGGCGCCCAGTCCCCATGCGACGCCCGGTCCAGCATCAGCGGCACCAGCGAGGCCACCTCCGGGCTGTAGAGCTGCCCGAACAGGGAGCCCAGGAACGCCTTGCGCGTGAGGGGGAAGTCCTCCGACACGCCCGTGCGGGGGTGGGCGACCCGCACCTGCTCCGGCGCCTTCTCCAGGCGCGCCAGCAGCGCCTCCGTTCGGGGCCGCAGCTCCGGGTACGCCTTCGCGCAGGCCGCGTCCTTCTCGCAGTGCGACAAGAGCAGCTCCAGCGCGCGCTGTCCGTCCCGCGCCGCGTAGAGCGGCAGGTACAGGGACAGCGGCGCCACGCCGTCGAGGATGGCGGTGCGCACCCGCTCCGGATGCTGGCGCATGTACACCAGCGCCGCGCGCGTGCCGTAGGACACGCCCCAGAGGTTGACCTTCGCGTAGCCCAGCGCCTCGCGCACCTCGTCCAGGTCGTCCATGGCGACCGGCGTGGTGTACTGGCGCACGTCCGCGTCCCAGCGCTCGCGGCACGCGCGCAGCTTCTGGCCCACGTCGCCGTCGTCCATGGCGCTGGCGAGCCCCTCGCCGGGCGTGCTCACCTCGCACTTCAGCGGGTTCGAGTCGCCGGTGCCGCGCTGGTCGACGAGGACGATGTCGCGGTGGCGGCGGATGCGCTCCACGGCCGCCAGCACCGGCGCCCGCGAGGCCGCCTGCCCCGGCCCCCCCGCCAGCAGCACCAGGGGGTCGGGCTGGGGCTGGGCCGCCAGCGCCGGCACCACCACCACGCGCAGGGGAATCCGACGGCCCGCCTTCGCGGCCCGGTCCTCGAAGACCTCGTGCGTGCCGCA
The genomic region above belongs to Myxococcus stipitatus and contains:
- a CDS encoding alpha/beta hydrolase, with product MTGGARRGFWALGLAVLLVSCSRGGGSEAGGRRLELKPCRLEGLSTQALCGTHEVFEDRAAKAGRRIPLRVVVVPALAAQPQPDPLVLLAGGPGQAASRAPVLAAVERIRRHRDIVLVDQRGTGDSNPLKCEVSTPGEGLASAMDDGDVGQKLRACRERWDADVRQYTTPVAMDDLDEVREALGYAKVNLWGVSYGTRAALVYMRQHPERVRTAILDGVAPLSLYLPLYAARDGQRALELLLSHCEKDAACAKAYPELRPRTEALLARLEKAPEQVRVAHPRTGVSEDFPLTRKAFLGSLFGQLYSPEVASLVPLMLDRASHGDWAPFVAMSLQLTDGLESSVSRGLYFAVVCAEDAPFYDAAAVEREAKGTWFGPTQGLEVLAACEGWPRATLPAGYREPVTSDVPTLLLSGELDPVTPPSWAEEAKRTLKNGLHVVVPGVGHNTLGAECARSLMGALLDQGGVEGLKPTCGASLSRPPFFTSFAGPVP